From Verrucomicrobiia bacterium, the proteins below share one genomic window:
- a CDS encoding metallophosphoesterase, producing the protein MSLIGTRRAWLRALLYGGPPLVAGYAFGIEPRRLRERRLRLSDRPTVRFAYFTDLHFKGDPRLLNRVVSRLRAMRPEFALFGGDLVEKADHLDAALEALGRAGLPIFGVPGNHDYWSGSDFDRIGEALRRTGGDWLLDASARVPVGAGRGHVRVNGHTCQTDVVLPPEPNQKNFALIHYPKWVERLPVGYDLILAGHSHGGQVRLPFFGALAKPSGVGRYEWGRYDTPAGPLYVSSGIGTFHLNVRFLCPPELVWIDA; encoded by the coding sequence ATGTCCCTGATCGGCACTCGTCGCGCCTGGTTGCGGGCCCTGCTCTACGGGGGGCCTCCGCTGGTGGCCGGGTACGCCTTCGGCATCGAGCCGCGCCGATTGCGGGAACGGCGGCTTCGGCTCTCCGACCGGCCTACCGTACGCTTCGCCTACTTCACCGATCTCCATTTCAAGGGAGATCCCCGACTTCTCAACCGGGTGGTCAGCCGGCTTCGCGCCATGCGCCCCGAGTTCGCCTTGTTCGGTGGGGATCTTGTCGAGAAGGCCGACCACCTCGACGCCGCCCTGGAGGCCCTGGGCAGGGCGGGCCTCCCCATTTTCGGCGTTCCCGGCAACCACGACTACTGGAGCGGTTCCGACTTCGACCGCATCGGGGAGGCGCTGAGGCGAACCGGCGGCGACTGGCTGCTCGATGCCAGTGCGAGGGTCCCTGTCGGGGCCGGGCGGGGTCACGTCCGGGTCAACGGCCACACCTGCCAGACCGATGTCGTGCTGCCGCCCGAACCCAACCAGAAGAACTTCGCGCTCATCCATTACCCGAAATGGGTCGAGCGACTGCCGGTCGGGTACGACCTCATCCTCGCCGGGCATTCCCATGGTGGCCAGGTTCGGCTCCCGTTCTTCGGCGCGCTGGCCAAGCCTTCCGGGGTCGGTCGCTACGAATGGGGCCGGTACGACACCCCGGCCGGGCCCCTCTATGTCAGCAGCGGCATCGGGACCTTCCACCTCAACGTCCGGTTCCTCTGCCCGCCGGAACTGGTCTGGATTGATGCGTAG
- a CDS encoding methyltransferase domain-containing protein, translated as MILVAGEALIDLLPVGDDRTPRLHPVPGGSPFNVALALGRLRQPVRFLCRFSTDACGQRQRRLLEASHVDLDGCPSTEALSTLGWVTWDDALQSARYAFYTEGTAGCALEATDLPEPFPEAIRAVHVGSFSLALESFGTALETLVQQAAGRLVSLDPNIRPFLIPDREAFLGRYRRLLERADMVKLSLEDLEWLHPGTEPEPVVRQYLDRGAGLVVLTRGGEGSTAWTRQHRVSVPPPDVQVIDTVGAGDTFQAGLLAWLGTRERWRPDGVRDLVPADLEAMLRFAAEAAAVTCSRAGCDPPWLEELTRREPGTGVAAPPASEPPPSPEAPTPASPGDQAAPDAASHAYQGEPGRAYHKGKRGLDPTATEWVYRLRAEKFRPWVEPHHTVFELGVGAGWNLARLPCARRLGADVSTFLAGTVTALGIEFLDDPEIVPEAIADVAICHQTLEHLIDPAGALRQLGRILKPGGRLILHVPWEVERRHARYRPDDPNRHLFHWTAQSLGNLVTTLGWRMEHLAVRRYGYDRRAANLAARWRLGETGYRLLRRAMIALRPLREVELVAGSGPRVVAH; from the coding sequence ATGATCCTCGTTGCCGGCGAAGCGCTCATCGATCTCCTCCCCGTCGGCGACGACCGGACGCCTAGGCTCCATCCGGTCCCGGGCGGATCGCCGTTCAATGTCGCGCTGGCCCTCGGACGCCTTCGACAACCGGTCCGGTTCCTCTGCCGGTTCTCGACCGACGCCTGCGGCCAGCGGCAACGGCGCCTGCTCGAAGCCAGCCATGTCGATCTGGACGGCTGTCCGAGCACGGAAGCGTTGTCCACGCTGGGCTGGGTGACGTGGGACGACGCCCTTCAGAGCGCCCGGTACGCCTTCTACACCGAGGGCACGGCGGGTTGCGCGCTCGAGGCGACCGACCTGCCCGAACCTTTCCCCGAAGCCATCCGCGCGGTGCACGTCGGCTCGTTCTCGCTCGCCCTCGAATCGTTCGGTACCGCCCTCGAAACCCTGGTCCAACAGGCCGCCGGGCGCCTCGTCTCCCTCGATCCCAACATCCGGCCCTTCCTGATCCCTGACCGCGAGGCGTTCCTCGGGCGCTACCGGCGTCTCCTCGAACGCGCGGACATGGTGAAGCTCAGTCTCGAGGATCTCGAATGGCTGCATCCCGGCACCGAACCGGAACCCGTGGTCCGGCAATACCTCGACCGGGGTGCCGGCCTCGTCGTGCTGACCCGCGGCGGGGAGGGATCGACGGCATGGACACGACAGCACCGCGTGAGTGTTCCGCCGCCCGACGTGCAGGTGATCGATACGGTCGGCGCCGGCGACACCTTTCAGGCCGGACTCCTCGCCTGGCTGGGAACGCGGGAACGCTGGCGTCCGGACGGCGTGCGCGACCTGGTGCCGGCAGACCTCGAGGCGATGCTGCGATTCGCGGCGGAGGCGGCCGCGGTCACCTGCAGCCGGGCCGGTTGCGATCCGCCCTGGCTCGAAGAACTCACCCGCCGTGAACCCGGTACCGGGGTGGCGGCCCCACCGGCCAGTGAACCGCCACCCAGCCCCGAAGCACCCACCCCCGCCTCGCCCGGCGATCAAGCCGCGCCCGATGCGGCATCGCACGCCTACCAGGGTGAACCCGGCCGCGCCTACCACAAAGGCAAGCGGGGCTTGGATCCGACCGCCACCGAGTGGGTGTACCGGCTTCGTGCGGAGAAGTTCCGTCCCTGGGTGGAGCCCCACCACACGGTCTTCGAACTGGGCGTGGGAGCGGGTTGGAACCTCGCGCGTCTTCCCTGCGCGCGTCGGCTGGGTGCCGATGTCTCGACCTTCCTCGCCGGGACGGTGACCGCCCTTGGCATCGAGTTCCTCGACGATCCAGAGATTGTTCCCGAAGCCATCGCCGACGTGGCGATCTGCCATCAGACCCTCGAACACCTGATCGATCCGGCCGGGGCGCTGAGACAGCTCGGGCGCATCCTCAAGCCGGGCGGACGCCTGATTCTCCATGTCCCCTGGGAAGTGGAACGCCGCCACGCCCGGTACCGTCCCGACGATCCCAACCGGCATCTGTTCCACTGGACGGCCCAGTCGTTGGGGAACCTGGTCACCACCCTTGGCTGGCGCATGGAACACCTCGCGGTGCGGCGTTACGGCTACGACCGGCGGGCCGCCAACCTGGCCGCCCGCTGGCGCCTGGGGGAAACGGGATACCGCCTCCTCCGCCGGGCCATGATCGCCCTGCGCCCCCTGCGCGAAGTGGAGTTGGTGGCGGGGTCAGGACCCCGCGTGGTTGCCCACTAA
- a CDS encoding Gfo/Idh/MocA family oxidoreductase, which translates to MNPATPSHRSSLDRRAFLGATVAATAGTALWGTSAAGRAETPDAARLRIGFLGVAYSHAAEKIRLMRTSPDFELVGVWAETEALARTYSEQDVPVLERDELLRRCEVIAVESEVQAHAEHARLALEAGCHVHLEKPPAETMEDFDALVRLAREKDRLLQVGYMWRYNPALRTAFEAAREGWLGDVFLVRAALNNSLDARRRVEWAAFRGGVLFELGSHLVDAIVRLLGRPDRVASFLNTHGGDGDTLADNNVAIFTYPKATAILTSAALQPNAGAHRAFEILGTRGTAVIRPLEPPTLHLDLARAVGPYHAGPQAVPLPAYRRYVDEFPALARAIRSGEPLEVSLDRERDVQETLLRACGVL; encoded by the coding sequence ATGAATCCGGCGACGCCTTCCCATCGCAGTTCCCTGGATCGCCGGGCTTTCCTGGGTGCCACGGTCGCCGCCACCGCGGGCACCGCGCTGTGGGGCACCTCCGCAGCCGGCCGGGCCGAGACACCGGATGCGGCGCGTCTGCGGATCGGGTTCCTGGGTGTGGCCTACTCCCACGCCGCCGAGAAGATCCGGCTGATGCGGACTTCCCCGGACTTCGAGCTGGTCGGCGTCTGGGCCGAAACGGAGGCCCTGGCCCGCACCTACAGCGAGCAGGATGTTCCCGTGCTGGAGCGCGACGAACTGCTGCGCCGCTGCGAGGTCATCGCCGTCGAGTCCGAAGTGCAGGCCCATGCCGAACACGCCCGCCTGGCTCTCGAAGCGGGCTGTCATGTCCATCTCGAGAAGCCGCCCGCCGAGACGATGGAGGATTTCGATGCCCTGGTCCGATTGGCCCGGGAGAAGGACCGGCTGCTCCAGGTCGGATACATGTGGCGCTACAATCCGGCCTTGCGCACCGCGTTCGAGGCGGCCCGCGAAGGCTGGCTGGGCGATGTCTTCCTCGTCCGGGCCGCGCTCAACAACAGTCTCGATGCGCGCCGCCGCGTCGAGTGGGCCGCCTTCCGGGGCGGGGTCCTGTTCGAACTCGGCAGCCATCTCGTGGATGCCATCGTGCGACTGCTCGGGCGGCCGGATCGGGTGGCCTCGTTTCTCAACACGCATGGCGGCGACGGCGACACCCTGGCCGACAACAACGTCGCGATCTTCACGTACCCGAAGGCAACGGCCATCCTCACCAGCGCGGCCCTGCAACCCAACGCAGGGGCGCATCGGGCTTTCGAGATCCTGGGGACGCGCGGCACAGCGGTGATCCGACCCCTCGAACCGCCCACGCTGCATCTGGACCTGGCCCGGGCCGTCGGGCCTTACCACGCCGGACCCCAGGCGGTGCCGCTGCCCGCCTACCGGCGTTACGTGGACGAGTTTCCGGCCCTGGCCCGGGCCATCCGAAGCGGCGAACCCCTGGAGGTCTCGCTCGATCGTGAACGGGACGTTCAGGAGACCCTGCTGCGCGCCTGCGGGGTCCTGTAA
- a CDS encoding SMP-30/gluconolactonase/LRE family protein gives MTDSNSSTPATGLDRRSFLGTAATAAAAAALSPAVLAARDYGTGQPVRYPDPDLIVLDPRFGKYRLGNTPIQRLYHDPNMLWAEGPAWNAVGRYLLWSDIPNDCQHRWIEDDGRVTVFRRPAGNSNGNTFDFEGRQIACEHGNRRVVRYERDGGVTVLADRWDGKRLNAPNDVVVHPDGGIWFTDPGYGSMMNYEGNKAPLEIKEAVYRIDPQSGRMDLVTDELDKPNGLCFSPDYRKLYVADTGRPRDIAVWDVVDGRSLARRRQFVAMAMEKRTVQGRSGPRTLGGNGGSDGIRTDVDGNVWSAAGWVGDGYDGVHIFAPDGARIGMILLPEICSNLCFGGAKRNRLFMTASQSIYAVYVETQGSHLT, from the coding sequence ATGACCGATTCGAACTCCTCCACGCCTGCAACCGGACTCGACCGCCGTTCCTTCCTCGGCACGGCGGCGACCGCCGCCGCCGCCGCGGCGCTGTCTCCCGCGGTGCTGGCCGCCCGGGACTACGGGACAGGTCAGCCGGTGCGCTACCCGGACCCGGACCTGATCGTGCTCGATCCGCGCTTCGGGAAATACCGTCTGGGCAACACGCCGATCCAGCGGTTGTACCACGACCCCAACATGCTCTGGGCCGAGGGCCCCGCGTGGAATGCCGTGGGCCGGTACCTCCTGTGGAGCGACATCCCCAACGACTGCCAGCACCGGTGGATCGAGGACGACGGGCGGGTGACGGTCTTCCGACGCCCCGCGGGCAACAGCAATGGCAACACCTTCGACTTCGAGGGCCGCCAGATCGCCTGCGAGCATGGGAACCGTCGCGTGGTCCGCTACGAGCGCGACGGGGGCGTCACCGTTCTGGCCGACCGTTGGGACGGCAAGCGGCTGAACGCCCCGAACGACGTGGTGGTGCATCCGGACGGCGGCATCTGGTTCACCGATCCGGGCTACGGCAGCATGATGAATTACGAGGGCAACAAGGCGCCCCTCGAAATCAAGGAGGCCGTCTATCGCATCGATCCCCAGTCGGGCCGCATGGACCTCGTCACCGACGAACTCGACAAGCCCAACGGCCTCTGTTTCTCCCCGGATTATCGCAAGCTGTACGTGGCCGACACCGGCCGCCCGCGCGACATCGCGGTCTGGGATGTCGTCGATGGCCGCTCCCTCGCGCGCCGCCGCCAGTTCGTCGCCATGGCCATGGAGAAGCGCACCGTCCAGGGCCGCTCCGGGCCCCGCACCCTCGGTGGCAACGGCGGGTCCGACGGCATCCGAACCGACGTGGACGGCAATGTCTGGTCCGCAGCGGGCTGGGTGGGCGACGGGTACGACGGGGTCCACATCTTCGCTCCGGACGGCGCACGGATCGGGATGATCCTGCTGCCGGAGATCTGTTCGAACCTCTGTTTCGGCGGGGCCAAGCGAAACCGCCTCTTCATGACCGCCAGCCAGTCGATCTACGCGGTGTATGTCGAAACCCAGGGGTCGCACCTGACCTGA
- a CDS encoding Gfo/Idh/MocA family oxidoreductase: protein MSSNRRTFLTRSASALAGFTIVPRHVLGGARFVPPSEKVNVALVGAGGQGRINLQSLFPMADVQVIAVADPAESFSLEEFYYRGQGGRGPTRALVEKHYSARTPNFRCATYEDFRVMLEREKSIDTVLCATPDHLHALISVMSMRAGKHVYCEKPLTHNVWEARTVARVARETGVATQMGNIGHSLEGMRLTCEWLAAGAIGKVREVHAWVGATRWNKSLTGRPPGTPPVPAGLNWDLWLGPRQPRPYHPAYFPVQWRDFWDFGGGAIGDFVCHDLDAACWALDLADPLSIHARPASQMDHDISPHGEICYWRFGARGDRPPVEVTWYDGGLRPRNPDGLLPDEDLPSRGSLFVGERGTMLCPGLGGRPRLLPESLDDSYQPPPKTIPRSKGHHRDWIDACKGGPAASSHFEYGARLTELLLLGIVSLRTGKRLDWDAANMKVRNVPEADAFLREPCRSGWEIA from the coding sequence CTGTCTTCCAACCGCCGGACGTTCCTGACCCGGTCGGCGTCCGCACTGGCGGGATTCACCATTGTACCGCGCCACGTCCTGGGCGGGGCGCGGTTCGTACCGCCGAGCGAAAAGGTGAACGTCGCCCTGGTCGGGGCGGGCGGTCAGGGCCGGATCAACCTGCAATCCCTCTTCCCCATGGCGGACGTGCAGGTGATCGCCGTGGCCGACCCCGCGGAATCCTTCAGCCTCGAGGAGTTCTATTACCGGGGACAGGGCGGGCGCGGCCCTACCCGGGCGCTGGTCGAGAAGCATTACTCGGCGCGGACCCCGAACTTCCGCTGCGCGACCTACGAGGATTTCCGGGTGATGCTCGAACGGGAGAAGTCGATCGACACGGTCCTGTGCGCCACCCCCGACCACCTGCACGCCCTCATCTCCGTGATGTCGATGCGCGCCGGCAAGCATGTGTACTGCGAGAAGCCGCTGACCCACAACGTGTGGGAGGCCCGCACCGTGGCCCGGGTGGCACGCGAAACCGGCGTGGCCACCCAGATGGGGAACATCGGGCATTCCCTCGAAGGCATGCGCCTGACCTGCGAATGGCTCGCGGCCGGCGCCATCGGGAAGGTCCGCGAAGTCCATGCCTGGGTCGGTGCGACGCGCTGGAACAAATCCCTCACCGGCCGTCCCCCCGGAACCCCGCCGGTCCCCGCCGGACTCAACTGGGACCTCTGGCTCGGCCCGCGCCAGCCAAGGCCCTACCACCCCGCGTATTTCCCTGTTCAATGGCGCGATTTCTGGGACTTCGGTGGCGGCGCCATCGGCGACTTCGTCTGTCACGACCTCGATGCCGCCTGCTGGGCCCTCGACCTCGCGGATCCCCTGTCGATCCATGCCCGGCCGGCCAGCCAGATGGACCACGACATCTCTCCGCACGGGGAGATCTGCTACTGGCGGTTCGGGGCGCGGGGCGACCGGCCACCCGTGGAGGTGACCTGGTACGATGGCGGATTGCGCCCGCGGAACCCGGATGGCCTGCTGCCGGACGAGGATCTGCCGAGCCGGGGCAGCCTGTTCGTCGGGGAACGCGGGACGATGCTGTGCCCGGGACTGGGCGGGAGACCCAGGTTGCTGCCCGAATCGCTCGACGACAGCTACCAGCCGCCGCCGAAGACCATTCCCCGTTCGAAGGGCCATCACCGCGACTGGATCGACGCCTGCAAGGGCGGCCCGGCGGCCAGCAGCCACTTCGAATACGGAGCGCGTCTGACCGAGCTGCTGTTGCTCGGCATCGTCTCGCTGCGGACCGGCAAGCGCCTCGACTGGGATGCCGCGAACATGAAGGTCCGCAATGTCCCCGAAGCCGACGCCTTCCTGCGCGAACCCTGCCGTTCCGGCTGGGAGATCGCCTGA
- a CDS encoding Gfo/Idh/MocA family oxidoreductase: MNKRIPPSGSTRRQFLTRAGVAVTAASIVPRHVLGGANVAAPSETLNVAIIGCGGQGRTNLRELMRSDDVRVIAVADPMESADYDRFYYRGMAGRRPVKAEVEKRYQPDRPAFRCAEYEDYRVMLEKEKAIDAVVVATPDHAHAVAAIDAMRLGKHVYCEKPLAHNIWECRRMAAVARETGVATQMGNQGHSSDGIRQTVEWLRAGAIGTVREVHAWSDAGRWVTGRGRPSDRPDVPAGFNWDLWLGPRPERPYHPDYAPYNWRGWWAFGGGAFGDMGCHNIDNAVWAFDLDAPTSVEAYAPERVDAERVPFCAIYHYHFPAKGSRVPLRMTWYDGGLRPPVPEALSPDEILEGGGNGTLFIGDKGVMSCAGWGGAPRLFPMTLHEEYQRPAATIPRSKGHHRDWINACKGGPAASANFEYGARLTELIFLGNVALRTGRKLWWDAEAMRATNTSEADRHIKGEYRRGWEIS; encoded by the coding sequence ATGAACAAGCGCATTCCTCCTTCGGGTTCAACCCGCCGCCAGTTCCTGACCCGGGCCGGTGTGGCGGTCACCGCCGCCTCCATCGTTCCCCGCCACGTCCTGGGCGGGGCCAATGTCGCCGCCCCCAGCGAGACCTTGAACGTGGCCATCATCGGCTGCGGAGGACAGGGCCGAACGAACCTGCGGGAGCTGATGCGGTCGGACGACGTGCGGGTGATCGCCGTGGCCGACCCGATGGAATCCGCGGACTACGACCGCTTCTATTACCGTGGCATGGCAGGGCGGCGTCCCGTGAAGGCCGAGGTCGAGAAACGGTATCAGCCGGACCGGCCCGCGTTCCGTTGCGCGGAGTACGAGGATTACCGGGTGATGCTGGAAAAGGAGAAGGCGATTGACGCGGTGGTGGTGGCGACGCCGGACCATGCCCATGCCGTGGCAGCCATCGATGCAATGCGGCTGGGCAAGCATGTCTATTGTGAGAAGCCGCTCGCCCATAACATCTGGGAATGCCGGCGGATGGCCGCGGTGGCGCGGGAGACCGGGGTGGCCACGCAGATGGGCAACCAGGGACATTCGAGCGACGGCATCCGGCAGACGGTCGAGTGGCTGCGGGCCGGCGCCATCGGGACCGTGCGCGAGGTGCATGCCTGGTCCGATGCCGGGCGCTGGGTCACCGGGCGCGGACGCCCGAGCGACCGGCCGGACGTGCCGGCGGGGTTCAACTGGGACCTGTGGCTCGGGCCGCGTCCGGAACGCCCGTATCATCCGGATTACGCCCCGTACAACTGGCGCGGCTGGTGGGCTTTCGGGGGCGGCGCGTTTGGGGATATGGGCTGCCACAACATCGACAACGCGGTGTGGGCCTTCGATTTGGATGCGCCCACCAGCGTCGAGGCCTACGCCCCGGAACGCGTCGATGCCGAGCGCGTGCCGTTCTGCGCGATCTATCACTACCATTTCCCCGCGAAAGGCTCGCGCGTGCCGTTGCGGATGACCTGGTACGACGGCGGATTGCGACCGCCGGTGCCGGAGGCGTTGAGCCCGGACGAGATCCTCGAGGGCGGGGGTAACGGGACGCTGTTCATCGGTGACAAGGGTGTGATGTCCTGCGCCGGGTGGGGCGGGGCACCACGGCTGTTCCCGATGACGTTGCACGAGGAGTATCAGCGCCCGGCGGCCACGATCCCGCGTTCGAAGGGGCATCACCGCGACTGGATCAACGCCTGCAAGGGCGGTCCGGCGGCCAGCGCGAATTTCGAGTACGGGGCGCGCCTCACGGAACTGATCTTCCTGGGGAACGTGGCGCTGCGGACCGGCCGCAAGCTGTGGTGGGACGCCGAGGCGATGCGCGCCACCAACACCTCCGAGGCCGATCGCCACATCAAGGGCGAATACCGGCGCGGCTGGGAAATCTCCTGA
- the trpE gene encoding anthranilate synthase component I: protein MYQPSREAFRALASQGNLIPVRRRLLADFETPLSAYAKIRGQGESFLFESVEGGEHLGRYSFVGCSPKAVVRQRGDRVDVLEQGRPRETFKVVPGAPAEGETVPDGLAVVERVMGRYRAVEVPDLPRFTGGAIGFLGYEFVHDIEPVVPRPERDELGTPTLYFLIADEVLVFDRVAQTLTVIVNASLDGAGVEEAYDDAVAEIERLVSLLEQPIQGRPVSFEEDAPEMPFVSNQDPERFHANVVRAKEYIRTGDIFQVVGSQRFSGPVTATPLDVYRAVRSINPSPYLFLLELEGFALVGASPEIHVRCEHGQVEIRPIAGTRRRGRTPEEDRALEAELLADPKERAEHVMLIDLARNDVGRVCDFGTVEVRDLMVIERYSHVMHIVSEVVGRLSAGRSPYDLMRATFPAGTLSGAPKIRAMQIISELEQSTRGPYGGCVGYFGFNGNLDSCITIRTALLKDGTAYVQAGGGWVHDSTPEGEFAETVNKSKAMRQALALAEAFARAEG from the coding sequence ATGTATCAACCGTCGCGTGAGGCGTTTCGTGCCCTGGCCTCCCAAGGGAACCTGATCCCTGTCCGGAGGCGTCTCCTGGCCGATTTCGAGACCCCGCTGTCCGCCTACGCAAAGATCCGGGGGCAGGGCGAGTCCTTCCTGTTCGAGTCGGTGGAGGGAGGCGAACACCTCGGCCGCTATTCCTTCGTCGGGTGCAGTCCGAAGGCGGTGGTCCGGCAGCGGGGCGACCGGGTGGACGTCCTCGAGCAGGGCCGTCCGCGGGAGACGTTCAAGGTGGTCCCCGGGGCTCCGGCGGAGGGGGAAACGGTCCCGGATGGACTGGCGGTGGTGGAGCGGGTGATGGGGCGGTACCGGGCGGTGGAAGTGCCGGATCTGCCACGGTTCACGGGCGGGGCGATCGGGTTCCTGGGGTACGAGTTCGTTCACGATATCGAGCCGGTGGTGCCGCGGCCGGAACGGGACGAACTGGGGACGCCAACCCTCTATTTCCTGATCGCCGATGAGGTGCTGGTGTTCGACCGCGTGGCCCAGACGTTGACGGTGATTGTGAATGCAAGTCTCGACGGGGCCGGGGTGGAGGAGGCGTACGACGATGCGGTGGCCGAAATCGAGCGACTGGTGTCCCTGCTCGAGCAGCCGATCCAGGGCAGGCCGGTTTCCTTCGAGGAAGACGCCCCGGAGATGCCCTTCGTCTCGAACCAGGACCCGGAGCGGTTCCATGCCAACGTCGTTCGGGCCAAGGAGTACATCCGGACCGGGGACATCTTCCAGGTGGTGGGTTCGCAGCGGTTCAGCGGGCCGGTGACGGCCACGCCGCTGGATGTGTACCGGGCGGTGCGCTCGATCAATCCGTCGCCGTACCTGTTCCTTCTCGAACTGGAGGGGTTCGCACTGGTGGGCGCTTCTCCGGAAATTCATGTGCGGTGCGAGCACGGCCAGGTTGAGATCCGCCCGATTGCCGGCACCCGGCGGCGCGGCCGGACACCCGAAGAGGATCGGGCGCTCGAAGCGGAACTGCTCGCGGACCCCAAGGAACGGGCCGAGCACGTGATGCTCATCGATCTGGCCCGGAACGACGTCGGACGGGTCTGCGATTTCGGGACAGTGGAGGTCCGGGACCTCATGGTGATCGAGCGGTACAGCCACGTGATGCACATCGTCTCCGAGGTGGTGGGGCGACTGAGCGCAGGCCGGTCTCCGTACGATCTGATGCGGGCCACGTTCCCGGCGGGAACCTTGAGTGGCGCCCCGAAGATCCGGGCCATGCAGATCATTTCGGAGCTGGAACAGAGCACGCGCGGACCCTACGGGGGGTGCGTGGGGTACTTCGGCTTCAACGGGAACCTCGATTCGTGCATCACGATCCGGACGGCGCTGTTGAAAGATGGCACGGCCTACGTCCAGGCGGGTGGGGGCTGGGTGCACGATTCCACTCCGGAAGGGGAGTTCGCGGAGACGGTGAACAAGTCGAAGGCCATGCGCCAGGCCCTGGCCTTGGCCGAAGCGTTTGCCAGGGCTGAAGGCTGA